In Polaribacter sp. L3A8, a genomic segment contains:
- the lipA gene encoding lipoyl synthase, whose amino-acid sequence MAIESVILPEKQKKPKWLRVKLPVGKKYTELRSLVDKYKLNTICTSGSCPNMGECWGEGTATFMILGNICTRSCGFCGVKTGRPETVEWDEPEKVARSIKLMSIKHAVITSVDRDDLKDGGSIIWAETVDAIRRANPKTTLETLIPDFQGNTKQIDRVIEVHPEVVSHNMETVRRLSREVRIQAKYDRSLGVLKYLKEKGMRTKTGLMLGLGEKEEEVIQTMKDLRAVNCDIITIGQYLQPSKKHLPVKEFITPDQFKKYETLGLEMGFMYVESGALVRSSYKAHKHAV is encoded by the coding sequence ATGGCAATAGAATCTGTAATACTTCCAGAAAAACAAAAAAAACCCAAATGGCTACGTGTAAAATTACCTGTGGGTAAAAAATACACAGAATTAAGGTCTTTGGTAGATAAATATAAACTGAATACCATTTGTACAAGTGGAAGCTGTCCTAACATGGGAGAATGTTGGGGAGAAGGAACTGCTACATTTATGATCTTAGGAAATATCTGTACACGTTCTTGTGGTTTTTGTGGTGTAAAAACCGGAAGACCAGAAACCGTAGAATGGGATGAGCCAGAAAAAGTAGCCCGTTCTATAAAATTAATGAGCATAAAACATGCCGTTATAACTTCTGTAGATAGAGACGATCTAAAAGATGGTGGGTCTATTATTTGGGCAGAAACTGTGGATGCAATTCGTAGAGCAAACCCTAAAACAACTTTAGAAACTCTAATTCCAGATTTTCAAGGTAACACTAAACAAATAGATAGAGTTATAGAAGTGCATCCAGAAGTTGTTTCTCATAACATGGAAACTGTTAGAAGATTAAGTAGAGAAGTTAGAATTCAGGCAAAGTACGATAGAAGTTTAGGTGTATTAAAATACTTAAAAGAAAAAGGAATGCGTACTAAAACTGGTTTAATGCTTGGTTTAGGTGAAAAGGAAGAAGAAGTGATACAAACTATGAAAGATTTACGTGCAGTAAATTGTGATATTATTACAATTGGTCAGTATTTACAACCTTCTAAAAAACATTTACCTGTAAAAGAATTTATTACTCCAGATCAATTTAAAAAATACGAAACTTTAGGCTTAGAAATGGGCTTTATGTATGTAGAAAGTGGTGCGTTAGTTCGTTCTTCTTATAAAGCACATAAACATGCAGTATAA